From one Tetragenococcus osmophilus genomic stretch:
- a CDS encoding DUF896 domain-containing protein, producing MISDEKINRINELAKKKKEQGLTDDEQKEQKNLRQEYLSEFRGGMKKQIEGMKVVDPEGKDVTPEKLKKIQKKKGIHDRK from the coding sequence ATGATATCAGATGAAAAAATCAACCGTATTAATGAATTAGCAAAGAAGAAAAAAGAGCAAGGCTTAACAGATGACGAACAAAAAGAACAAAAAAATTTGAGACAAGAGTATTTATCAGAATTTCGTGGTGGCATGAAAAAACAAATTGAAGGAATGAAAGTCGTAGATCCTGAAGGAAAAGATGTCACTCCTGAAAAGTTGAAAAAAATTCAAAAGAAAAAAGGAATACACGATCGCAAGTAA
- the tkt gene encoding transketolase gives MFDEIDELGVNTLRTLSIDAVQSANSGHPGLPLGAAPMAYALWTKFMKVNPKTSRNWIDRDRFVLSAGHGSALLYSLLRCSGYNVSMEDLKNFRQWEGHTPGHPEVGEIDGVEATTGPLGQGLAMAVGMAMTEAHLAAQYNKKDFPIIDHYTYALAGDGDLMEGVSQEASSLAGHLQLGKLIVFYDSNDVSLDGPTAKAFTENVGKRYEAYGWQYLYVEDGTDMEAIANAIEEAKQNTSQPTFIEVKTVIGLGSPKEGTSAVHGAALGEEGVTAAKAFFGWDFPEFTVPEEAAQRFKETMIDQGEQAEAEWNDLFAAYEKSYPEEAEQLKKAFAGELPEGWEENLPKYEVGDELASRKSSQEIIQEISKAVPSFWGGSADLSSSNNTMVSEDKDFAVDQYDGRNIWFGVREFAMVAIMNGIQLHGGSKIYGGTFFVFSDYCRPALRLAAIQHLPVTYVFTHDSIAVGEDGPTHEPVEQLASLRAMPNMSVIRPADGNETRAAWKLAMQAQSHPTMLVLSRQGLPTLAGTTENVEENVAKGGYVISSQKGNKPDGILLATGSEVHLAVEAQEQLANDDIDVSVVSLPSFDRFEQQSEAYKESVLPSGVTKRLGIEAGASFGWHKYVKDDGALLTIDRFGASAPGGRVLEEYGFTANNVVSIFKTM, from the coding sequence TTGTTTGATGAGATTGACGAACTAGGCGTTAATACGTTGCGAACATTAAGTATTGATGCTGTTCAAAGCGCGAACTCAGGGCACCCAGGTTTACCTTTAGGGGCAGCCCCTATGGCTTATGCTTTGTGGACGAAGTTTATGAAAGTTAACCCAAAAACTTCGAGAAATTGGATTGACCGTGACCGCTTTGTTTTGTCAGCTGGACATGGCTCGGCCTTATTGTACAGCTTGTTACGTTGTTCCGGTTACAATGTTTCCATGGAAGATTTAAAAAATTTCCGTCAATGGGAGGGCCATACGCCTGGTCACCCAGAAGTTGGAGAAATTGATGGCGTAGAAGCAACGACAGGACCTTTAGGCCAAGGTTTAGCTATGGCTGTCGGTATGGCTATGACAGAAGCGCATTTAGCGGCGCAATATAATAAAAAAGATTTTCCTATTATTGATCACTATACGTACGCTTTAGCTGGTGATGGTGATTTAATGGAAGGCGTTTCGCAAGAAGCTTCTTCTTTAGCCGGACATTTACAATTAGGCAAGTTGATTGTCTTTTATGATTCCAACGATGTTTCTTTAGATGGCCCTACGGCTAAAGCGTTTACCGAAAATGTAGGCAAACGCTATGAAGCTTACGGATGGCAGTATTTATATGTCGAAGATGGCACAGACATGGAGGCTATTGCCAATGCCATTGAAGAAGCGAAACAAAATACGTCGCAACCGACATTTATCGAAGTAAAAACGGTGATTGGCTTAGGTTCACCTAAAGAAGGAACGTCAGCCGTTCACGGGGCTGCTTTAGGTGAAGAAGGCGTGACAGCGGCGAAAGCCTTCTTTGGCTGGGATTTCCCAGAGTTTACTGTACCTGAAGAAGCGGCCCAACGATTTAAAGAAACGATGATCGATCAAGGCGAACAAGCTGAGGCAGAGTGGAACGATTTATTTGCCGCTTATGAAAAAAGTTATCCTGAAGAAGCGGAACAATTGAAGAAAGCTTTTGCCGGAGAGTTGCCTGAAGGCTGGGAAGAAAACTTACCAAAATATGAAGTCGGGGATGAATTGGCAAGTCGGAAATCTAGTCAAGAGATCATTCAAGAAATTTCAAAAGCGGTGCCTTCTTTCTGGGGCGGTTCTGCTGATCTATCTTCTTCCAATAACACGATGGTATCTGAAGATAAAGATTTTGCTGTTGATCAATATGATGGACGTAATATTTGGTTTGGTGTCCGCGAATTTGCGATGGTGGCGATTATGAACGGCATCCAATTACATGGCGGTTCGAAAATCTACGGAGGCACTTTCTTTGTCTTTAGTGATTATTGCCGTCCTGCTTTACGTCTAGCAGCCATTCAACACTTACCTGTGACTTATGTGTTCACTCATGATTCGATCGCTGTTGGAGAAGACGGTCCGACGCATGAGCCTGTAGAACAATTGGCTAGTTTACGTGCTATGCCGAATATGAGTGTGATTCGTCCCGCAGATGGTAATGAAACCCGTGCTGCTTGGAAATTAGCGATGCAAGCTCAAAGCCATCCAACGATGTTAGTGTTAAGCCGTCAAGGTCTTCCAACTTTAGCAGGAACAACGGAAAATGTGGAAGAAAACGTAGCTAAGGGTGGATATGTCATTTCTTCGCAAAAAGGAAATAAACCGGATGGTATTTTACTTGCGACCGGTTCTGAGGTTCATTTAGCTGTGGAAGCCCAAGAACAATTAGCTAATGACGATATTGATGTTTCTGTGGTTTCTTTACCAAGTTTTGACCGATTTGAACAACAAAGTGAAGCTTATAAAGAATCGGTATTACCAAGTGGGGTAACAAAACGCTTAGGGATTGAAGCAGGGGCTTCCTTTGGTTGGCATAAATACGTTAAAGATGATGGCGCATTATTAACGATTGATCGCTTCGGCGCATCAGCTCCAGGAGGCAGAGTCTTAGAAGAATACGGCTTTACCGCAAATAATGTAGTATCTATTTTTAAAACAATGTGA
- a CDS encoding IS1380 family transposase has translation MSFTLQQKPLIFNSQKKISITNDGGALTNDAGMVLVAEFLKKIHFDQLLNERIHINDHRKFSHHSWLEILKQWLYQLIAGYSRDRDANKVQYDRLFQEALQQENLSSQSMLSTFLHTLTTENVSQLAQVAKDLADLWLDHDNTQHLVLDFDSTSCPTYGKQEKAEFIYHYGINGYHPFVAFEGLTGLALDVRHRHGKSYTSTHAEDYLEEMLDRYQQRSSDPLIMVRGDSGFAKPEIFAHCEDRQVRYVIKLKSNARLLDHIQHQVLYQDDTDYTKTEQQYFLMDYRANKWRQSRRVAMKATRPAGSLLFTDFQFIVTNFENLDPKTIFQLYQKRGNMENFIKEMKGGFFAEKTDSASFTANQARLALSFMAYNIIHLMKHLTFPSTEKATVIDTIRFKLFHLAGRMTEHARQIQIHLSNTNVYDTLFWDVLARIQRLNL, from the coding sequence ATGTCTTTCACTTTACAACAAAAACCATTAATATTCAATTCTCAAAAGAAAATTTCTATCACCAATGATGGGGGCGCCTTAACCAATGATGCCGGAATGGTACTGGTTGCCGAATTTTTAAAGAAGATTCATTTTGATCAGTTATTAAATGAACGGATTCATATCAACGATCACCGCAAATTTTCGCACCATTCCTGGCTAGAAATCTTGAAACAATGGCTTTATCAATTGATTGCGGGATATTCACGCGATCGAGATGCCAATAAAGTGCAATACGATCGCCTCTTTCAAGAAGCACTTCAACAAGAAAACCTTAGTTCGCAATCCATGCTTTCGACCTTTCTGCATACATTAACGACAGAAAATGTGTCGCAACTTGCGCAAGTAGCCAAAGACTTAGCGGATCTATGGTTGGACCATGACAATACACAACACTTGGTGCTCGATTTTGATTCCACATCTTGTCCCACCTACGGTAAACAAGAAAAAGCCGAGTTTATCTATCACTATGGTATCAATGGCTATCATCCGTTTGTCGCTTTTGAAGGATTAACCGGGCTTGCTTTAGATGTTCGCCATCGTCACGGAAAATCCTATACGTCTACCCATGCCGAAGATTATCTCGAGGAGATGTTAGATCGTTATCAACAGCGATCCAGTGATCCTCTGATCATGGTTCGTGGAGATAGCGGATTTGCCAAGCCCGAAATTTTTGCCCATTGCGAAGACCGTCAAGTCCGTTATGTGATCAAACTCAAAAGCAACGCCCGTTTGCTCGACCACATTCAACATCAAGTCCTTTATCAAGACGACACCGATTATACGAAAACCGAACAACAATATTTTCTAATGGACTATCGGGCGAATAAATGGCGACAATCACGTCGAGTCGCCATGAAAGCCACTCGTCCTGCCGGATCCTTACTCTTTACCGATTTTCAGTTTATCGTTACAAACTTTGAGAATCTCGATCCCAAGACGATTTTTCAACTCTATCAAAAACGAGGGAACATGGAAAACTTCATTAAAGAAATGAAAGGCGGCTTCTTTGCCGAAAAAACAGATAGCGCTTCGTTTACAGCCAATCAAGCGCGTTTAGCCTTAAGCTTTATGGCTTACAACATCATTCATTTGATGAAGCATCTAACCTTTCCTTCGACAGAAAAAGCGACAGTGATCGATACCATCCGTTTTAAACTGTTTCATCTAGCAGGCAGAATGACGGAACATGCACGACAAATCCAGATCCATCTTTCGAATACGAATGTTTATGACACTTTATTCTGGGACGTTTTGGCCAGAATCCAGCGGCTGAATCTATAA
- a CDS encoding glucosaminidase domain-containing protein, which yields MVYQTRSARHQKKATLNKKFNKKTVLSLVGTGLVLAPTTTVLFPQESHAEQYQVSESEASNLISQISSSAQQIADSNDLYASVMIAQAILESGNGSSSLSSSPTHNLFGVKAYGQEPSVWLSTQEYIDGEYETMKEPFRIYDSYEESLQDHAALLKSSSYSSGTPHYQGAWKSQTTDYTDATAFLTGRYATDPDYGQKLNSLIESYNLTQFDTPAQSNDFSEPQTDYDTTESTSNEEVEGEETTTTNETSSTYTVQQGDTLWDIAQNHGISLDELMANNGLSSGSVSIGQQLVV from the coding sequence ATGGTTTACCAAACACGAAGTGCTCGTCACCAGAAAAAAGCAACGCTTAATAAGAAATTCAACAAGAAAACGGTGCTATCTCTTGTAGGTACAGGTTTAGTTCTTGCTCCAACGACAACAGTTTTGTTTCCGCAAGAAAGTCATGCTGAACAATATCAAGTGTCAGAATCAGAAGCTTCTAATTTGATCAGTCAAATTAGTTCTTCAGCACAGCAAATTGCAGATAGTAATGACTTATATGCTTCAGTTATGATTGCTCAAGCAATATTAGAAAGTGGAAATGGCAGCTCGTCACTTTCTTCTTCGCCTACACATAATCTCTTTGGAGTGAAAGCCTATGGTCAGGAACCTTCCGTTTGGTTATCTACACAAGAGTACATTGATGGGGAATATGAAACCATGAAGGAGCCCTTTAGAATTTATGACTCTTATGAAGAGTCTTTACAGGACCATGCAGCTCTTTTGAAAAGTTCAAGTTATTCTTCTGGCACACCTCATTATCAAGGAGCGTGGAAAAGCCAAACAACAGATTACACAGATGCTACAGCTTTTCTTACGGGAAGGTATGCTACTGATCCTGATTATGGGCAAAAACTTAATTCCTTAATTGAAAGCTATAATTTAACGCAATTTGACACTCCGGCTCAATCAAATGATTTTTCTGAACCTCAAACAGATTACGATACAACTGAAAGTACTTCAAATGAAGAAGTAGAAGGGGAAGAAACGACAACTACTAATGAGACAAGTTCAACTTATACTGTTCAACAAGGGGACACCTTATGGGATATCGCGCAAAACCATGGAATAAGCTTAGATGAATTAATGGCAAATAACGGGTTAAGTAGCGGTTCAGTTAGTATTGGACAACAATTAGTCGTTTAA
- a CDS encoding Fur family transcriptional regulator, producing the protein MEGVLLRSFEEALRRLKDENIRVTSQRKAILEFLAYSNEHPTAETIYKTIADKFPGMSVATVYNNLKLFTKIGFIKELSYGDASSRFDFYTEPHYHVICRRCGQISDFHYPNLEDVEMAASKLTGFDVDDHRLEVYGLCPNCQAEIAK; encoded by the coding sequence ATGGAGGGGGTCTTGTTGAGAAGTTTCGAAGAAGCATTGCGACGTTTAAAAGATGAAAATATACGTGTCACGTCACAACGTAAAGCAATTCTAGAGTTTTTAGCTTACTCAAATGAACATCCTACTGCCGAGACTATCTACAAAACTATTGCTGATAAATTCCCAGGAATGAGTGTGGCTACTGTTTATAATAACTTAAAGCTTTTTACTAAGATTGGTTTTATTAAAGAGCTGAGCTATGGAGATGCATCTAGCCGTTTTGATTTTTATACAGAACCGCACTATCATGTGATTTGCCGAAGATGTGGTCAAATTTCTGATTTTCATTATCCTAACTTAGAAGATGTGGAGATGGCTGCTAGTAAATTAACTGGCTTTGATGTTGATGACCACCGTTTAGAAGTTTATGGGCTTTGTCCAAATTGTCAAGCAGAAATTGCAAAATAA
- a CDS encoding DnaD domain-containing protein, translating into MISLRDYLKSGQTTLSNLLIENYRKLGLTNDEFILWIQLYKYHESGNDFPDLTSIAVNMDCEQKEIYHLLNQLVEKQVITIESEKNSQGIRNDFYDFSAVFTKLEALQKQQQKQTEEINYEQKVQSLYQMFEKEFGRALSPIEYQRIGQWIEEDQYNPDLIRLALKEAVLNQAYSLNYIDRVLLSWERKNITTQQQVEEEQKRRKRTMLSKETTRSEKDLPNVSLHNWLEEDNDNQ; encoded by the coding sequence ATGATTTCGTTACGAGATTATTTAAAAAGCGGGCAAACAACACTTTCCAACCTTTTGATTGAAAACTATCGAAAATTAGGGCTAACAAATGACGAGTTTATTCTATGGATACAGTTATATAAATACCATGAATCAGGTAATGATTTTCCTGATTTAACATCTATTGCAGTAAATATGGACTGCGAGCAAAAGGAAATTTATCATTTGTTAAATCAATTGGTTGAAAAACAAGTGATTACTATTGAATCGGAAAAAAACTCGCAAGGGATTAGAAATGATTTTTATGATTTTTCAGCTGTTTTTACAAAATTGGAGGCTTTGCAAAAGCAACAACAAAAACAAACTGAAGAGATAAATTATGAACAAAAGGTTCAATCGTTATACCAAATGTTTGAAAAAGAGTTTGGGCGAGCATTGTCTCCTATTGAGTACCAACGAATAGGCCAATGGATTGAAGAAGACCAATATAACCCAGATTTAATTCGACTTGCTTTAAAAGAAGCTGTATTAAATCAAGCCTATAGCTTGAATTATATTGATCGAGTTTTACTTTCGTGGGAGCGAAAAAATATTACAACTCAACAACAAGTAGAAGAGGAACAGAAACGGCGTAAACGAACGATGCTAAGCAAAGAAACAACTAGAAGTGAAAAAGATTTGCCTAATGTTTCTTTGCATAATTGGTTGGAAGAAGATAATGATAATCAGTAA
- a CDS encoding transposase yields the protein MAKYHFEFKWKIVQEYLEGKGGYSYLAKKYSVKNKKQIENWVKAYEELGEEGLFRKRQNQSYSVQFKLDAVELYQTSELSYREVANKLEMNNPALLANWMRKFRDHGVDGLSKTKGRPSAMPQKKPKREPASVKTTLEEQDRMKALEKQVRSLQIENAFLKELRKLRKQEAQQRRTNQSHESSQASEDHSN from the coding sequence ATGGCTAAATATCATTTTGAATTCAAATGGAAAATCGTTCAAGAATACTTAGAGGGCAAAGGTGGATATAGCTATCTAGCCAAGAAGTATTCCGTCAAAAATAAGAAACAAATAGAAAATTGGGTAAAGGCCTATGAGGAACTCGGTGAAGAAGGGCTTTTCCGTAAACGGCAAAATCAGAGTTATTCTGTTCAATTTAAGCTAGATGCGGTAGAATTATATCAAACAAGTGAGCTGTCCTATCGTGAAGTTGCCAATAAGCTTGAAATGAACAACCCTGCGTTGCTTGCCAATTGGATGCGGAAATTTCGAGATCATGGCGTCGATGGACTCTCAAAAACGAAAGGACGTCCATCTGCCATGCCTCAGAAAAAGCCAAAGAGAGAGCCAGCATCTGTCAAAACCACTCTAGAAGAACAAGACCGTATGAAGGCATTAGAGAAGCAAGTTCGTTCGCTCCAGATTGAAAATGCCTTTTTAAAAGAATTGAGGAAGCTGCGAAAACAGGAAGCCCAACAAAGACGAACGAATCAATCGCACGAATCATCGCAAGCCTCCGAGGATCATTCAAATTAG
- a CDS encoding IS3 family transposase → MASLRGSFKLVELLETLNFPKATFMYWQKRFDRKNPDQEIEEEMATIRKKHKDYGCLRMTQELKNRGFHVNKKKVQRLIRKLGLEVRTYTRKSRRYSSYKGKVGTVAKNRIHRRFYTSICHQKMTTDTTEFKYFALDTNGVIRQRKLYLDPFMDLYNSEILSYRISEKPNAMAIMEGLEEAIEITNDCLYRRTFHSDQGWAYQMNAYTHKLKKHKIFQSMSRKANCLDNAIMETFFSLLKQEVFHGEIYHGFEELKAAIDDYIYYYNNERMKQN, encoded by the coding sequence ATCGCAAGCCTCCGAGGATCATTCAAATTAGTTGAGCTTCTTGAAACATTGAACTTTCCAAAGGCAACCTTTATGTACTGGCAAAAACGGTTTGATCGAAAAAATCCGGATCAGGAAATCGAAGAAGAAATGGCTACGATTCGGAAAAAACACAAAGATTACGGTTGTTTGCGAATGACCCAAGAGCTTAAAAACCGTGGGTTCCATGTCAATAAAAAGAAAGTACAGCGCTTGATTCGAAAGTTGGGACTTGAAGTCCGAACTTATACCCGGAAATCTCGTCGTTATAGTTCTTATAAAGGAAAAGTTGGAACGGTTGCGAAGAATCGAATCCACCGTCGCTTTTACACCAGTATTTGTCATCAAAAAATGACAACAGACACCACAGAATTCAAGTATTTTGCCTTAGACACCAACGGCGTGATCCGACAAAGAAAGCTGTATTTGGATCCGTTTATGGATTTGTATAACAGCGAGATCCTTTCTTACCGTATTTCAGAAAAGCCCAATGCCATGGCCATCATGGAAGGGTTGGAAGAAGCTATTGAAATCACCAATGATTGTCTCTATCGTCGCACCTTTCATTCCGACCAAGGATGGGCTTATCAAATGAACGCATATACACATAAACTAAAGAAACACAAAATCTTTCAAAGTATGTCTCGAAAGGCCAACTGTTTGGATAATGCCATCATGGAGACCTTTTTCAGTCTGTTAAAGCAAGAAGTCTTTCATGGAGAAATTTATCATGGTTTTGAAGAGCTGAAAGCGGCAATTGACGACTATATCTATTACTACAATAATGAACGAATGAAACAAAATTGA
- a CDS encoding PBP1A family penicillin-binding protein translates to MANQSNSRVSRHQQKDPNKKRGPGSIILKILLALFAFVCVVLIAGAGLFAFYAKDAPALNEEELDATVSSKLYAADGEIFQDIGSERREKISPTDVPQQLEDAIVSIEDRRFYKHIGVDPIRIVGSAFSNVTTGGKQGGSTLTQQLIKLSYFSTSEEDQTLKRKAQEAWLAVKLERQRSKQEILTYYINKVYMSNGFYGMQTASQAFYGKSLNELSLAQTALIAGMPNAPNYYDPYVNQEEAETRRDTVLSTMLDNGKITQQEYEDATNTSIDEGLQELEEEDDDRKYYDNYTKEVIKEVEDKTGKDVYRDGLNIYTNLDEDAQRRLYDIVNSDDYVDYPDEKMQVASTLMEPDSGKVKAQIGGRNVKEGTLLGNNLAVNTSRDFGSTVKPVVDYGPAFEFKKYSTAKTIVDEPYSYTGSDTEITNWDNSYMGSMTLRKALVRSRNIPAAKLFADVGSDSIQDFLENLNIHYKNLNQSNAISSNADEQDGTEYGISSLKMAAAYSAFANGGTYYEPQYVNKIVYQDGSEEVEAFEDDGQKAMEDTTAYMVTDILKDVISDSDGTGTNAEISGLYQAGKTGTSNYTDEELEELEDDVSSPSPDSNFVGYTRNYALAVWTGYNDKMTPVTSESSHVASDVYRELMEYVSSSVENQDWSMPDGLVRIGKELYLRGQEDTPSSSSQQTPRRSRRSAPSSSTPSSQAPSSTQEEEPSSSEEETTPETSSEPEEEPSTSEEEEPSSSEEEESTPPSSEPEEEPSTSEEEEPPPESEPSDTGGNDGNESEPEEDTGGENEGGNEDTGGNNDGGSEDESPPEPEEESTG, encoded by the coding sequence ATGGCAAATCAATCAAATTCACGAGTCAGTCGACATCAGCAAAAAGACCCCAATAAAAAACGTGGGCCAGGTTCTATTATACTTAAAATTTTGCTCGCCTTATTCGCTTTTGTTTGTGTTGTATTAATCGCTGGCGCCGGATTATTCGCGTTTTATGCTAAAGACGCACCAGCATTAAATGAAGAAGAATTAGATGCAACTGTATCTTCTAAACTTTATGCTGCTGATGGAGAGATATTCCAAGACATTGGTTCTGAAAGACGTGAAAAGATTTCACCTACTGATGTCCCTCAACAGTTAGAAGATGCTATCGTATCAATTGAAGATCGTCGCTTTTATAAACATATTGGTGTTGACCCGATACGAATTGTCGGCTCAGCTTTTTCTAACGTTACAACCGGAGGCAAACAAGGCGGTAGTACGCTGACGCAACAATTGATTAAACTTTCCTATTTTTCAACAAGTGAAGAAGATCAAACATTAAAACGTAAAGCACAAGAAGCTTGGCTTGCGGTTAAACTAGAGCGTCAAAGATCAAAACAAGAAATTTTAACTTATTATATAAATAAAGTTTATATGTCAAATGGCTTTTATGGTATGCAAACAGCTTCTCAGGCCTTTTATGGGAAATCCTTAAATGAGCTTTCTCTTGCGCAGACCGCCTTAATTGCTGGTATGCCAAACGCGCCTAATTATTATGATCCTTACGTTAATCAAGAAGAAGCCGAAACACGACGTGACACTGTTTTAAGTACGATGTTAGATAATGGAAAAATTACCCAACAAGAATACGAAGATGCTACAAACACTTCTATCGATGAAGGCTTACAAGAGCTTGAAGAAGAAGACGATGACCGTAAATACTATGATAATTATACTAAAGAAGTTATTAAAGAAGTTGAAGACAAGACAGGAAAAGACGTTTATCGAGATGGACTTAATATTTATACGAATTTAGACGAAGATGCTCAAAGAAGATTATATGATATTGTAAACTCTGATGATTATGTTGATTATCCTGATGAAAAGATGCAAGTAGCTTCAACGCTAATGGAACCTGACTCTGGTAAAGTTAAGGCGCAAATTGGTGGAAGAAATGTTAAAGAAGGAACGCTTTTAGGAAATAACTTAGCTGTCAATACTTCAAGAGATTTTGGTTCTACCGTAAAACCTGTTGTAGACTATGGACCAGCTTTTGAATTTAAGAAGTATTCTACAGCTAAAACAATTGTCGATGAACCTTATTCTTATACTGGCAGTGATACAGAAATTACTAACTGGGATAATTCCTACATGGGCTCTATGACTTTACGTAAGGCTTTAGTCCGTTCTAGAAATATTCCAGCAGCAAAATTGTTTGCAGATGTAGGTTCAGATTCCATTCAAGATTTCTTAGAGAATTTAAATATTCATTACAAGAATTTAAATCAATCTAACGCTATATCAAGTAATGCTGACGAACAAGATGGCACCGAATATGGTATATCTAGCCTGAAAATGGCAGCTGCTTATTCTGCCTTTGCCAATGGCGGTACTTATTACGAACCGCAATATGTAAACAAAATAGTTTATCAAGATGGATCAGAAGAAGTAGAAGCATTTGAAGATGACGGTCAAAAAGCTATGGAAGATACTACAGCTTATATGGTCACTGACATATTAAAAGATGTAATTTCAGATAGTGACGGCACAGGAACAAATGCTGAAATTTCTGGTTTATATCAAGCAGGTAAAACCGGAACATCAAATTATACAGATGAAGAATTAGAAGAACTCGAAGACGATGTTTCTTCTCCTTCTCCTGATTCTAATTTCGTTGGTTATACTCGGAATTACGCATTAGCTGTGTGGACTGGTTACAATGATAAGATGACCCCAGTAACGAGTGAGTCATCACATGTAGCCTCTGACGTTTATCGTGAACTAATGGAATACGTCTCTTCTTCTGTCGAAAATCAAGATTGGTCCATGCCAGATGGTCTAGTACGAATCGGCAAAGAGCTTTATTTAAGAGGGCAAGAAGATACACCATCTTCTTCCTCACAACAGACGCCAAGAAGAAGCAGAAGAAGCGCACCTTCTTCATCTACCCCTTCTTCGCAAGCTCCTTCTTCTACCCAAGAAGAAGAGCCATCATCGTCTGAAGAAGAAACAACGCCAGAAACAAGTAGTGAGCCGGAAGAAGAGCCTTCTACTTCTGAGGAAGAAGAACCATCATCATCTGAAGAAGAAGAAAGTACACCACCAAGCAGTGAACCGGAAGAAGAGCCTTCTACTTCTGAAGAAGAGGAACCTCCTCCTGAAAGTGAACCTTCTGACACCGGCGGAAATGACGGTAATGAAAGTGAACCGGAAGAAGATACTGGAGGAGAAAACGAAGGTGGCAATGAAGACACTGGCGGTAATAACGACGGAGGTTCTGAGGACGAATCTCCTCCTGAACCGGAAGAAGAAAGCACTGGATAA
- the recU gene encoding Holliday junction resolvase RecU → MVFHYPNGHPNHYNETSKQKMQEKAKSINFANRGMRFEEAINQSNQYYLNHELAVVHKKPLPLQIVKVDYPKRSAAVIKEAYFKEPSTTDYNGVYKGHYIDFEAKETKNKTSFPFKNFHEHQIAHMEKCIKQNGICFVLLWFSTLKRCFFLDSKLLIGYWRDRKAQKKSLPLADIEKDAIEIQPKIAPRIPYLEAVDKHLQAKEKL, encoded by the coding sequence ATGGTCTTTCATTACCCTAATGGCCACCCTAACCATTATAATGAAACGTCAAAACAAAAAATGCAAGAAAAAGCTAAATCAATAAATTTCGCGAATCGCGGAATGCGTTTTGAAGAAGCAATTAACCAAAGTAACCAATATTATCTTAATCATGAGCTTGCTGTAGTACATAAAAAACCTCTACCCTTACAAATCGTAAAGGTAGATTATCCTAAAAGAAGTGCTGCTGTTATTAAAGAAGCTTATTTTAAAGAACCATCTACAACCGATTATAATGGCGTTTATAAGGGTCATTATATCGATTTTGAAGCAAAGGAAACAAAAAACAAAACTTCCTTTCCTTTTAAAAATTTCCATGAGCATCAAATTGCTCACATGGAAAAATGTATCAAACAAAACGGTATATGTTTTGTGTTATTATGGTTTTCTACATTAAAGCGTTGCTTTTTTCTAGATAGTAAGCTGCTTATTGGCTATTGGCGTGATAGAAAAGCGCAAAAAAAGTCCTTACCACTAGCTGACATCGAAAAAGATGCCATTGAGATCCAACCTAAGATCGCACCACGTATTCCTTATTTAGAGGCAGTGGATAAGCATTTACAAGCAAAGGAGAAACTCTAA
- a CDS encoding SLOG family protein encodes MQSIHTLIVTGYRSFELGVFQENDPKVKVIKKVIKNTLEQYLEEGLNWVLLGGNLGIELWCGQVIEELKVDYPELKFSVIFPYLEFGNHWNETNQAALQKVVEEADYVDSVSHLPYKNPSQLKNHTHFLLTHADGAIVVYDDEYAGKTSYFLHDANEYASEHAFLIHQITMDDLQDAVFDDSV; translated from the coding sequence ATGCAAAGCATACATACATTGATTGTTACCGGATATAGAAGCTTTGAACTAGGCGTTTTTCAAGAGAATGATCCCAAAGTAAAAGTTATTAAGAAAGTTATAAAAAACACGCTAGAGCAGTATTTAGAAGAAGGGTTAAACTGGGTTTTGTTAGGTGGTAATTTAGGGATAGAACTCTGGTGTGGACAAGTTATCGAAGAACTAAAAGTAGACTATCCGGAATTAAAATTTTCTGTAATTTTTCCTTATTTAGAATTTGGAAATCACTGGAACGAAACAAATCAAGCTGCACTACAAAAAGTGGTGGAAGAGGCTGATTATGTAGATTCTGTTAGTCACTTACCTTATAAAAATCCAAGTCAATTAAAAAATCATACACATTTTCTACTTACACATGCAGATGGCGCAATCGTTGTATATGATGACGAGTATGCTGGAAAGACTTCCTATTTCTTACATGATGCTAATGAGTATGCTAGTGAACATGCTTTCTTAATCCATCAGATTACAATGGATGATTTACAAGATGCAGTTTTTGATGATTCTGTTTGA